The following are from one region of the Syngnathus typhle isolate RoL2023-S1 ecotype Sweden linkage group LG22, RoL_Styp_1.0, whole genome shotgun sequence genome:
- the cep85l gene encoding centrosomal protein of 85 kDa-like encodes MWNRGDLDDGYDSNKTGSSRGGSPGWVPTHESSWHSKQPGPGNSIFGRRHSAVSDSGDTGIGTYCSDSVEDDSCSSTTPSSLQPLSRRHSSQEDGFGGSASVVHAKPSPSTLSYAGLRTTTSSSSTAHRTKSCQLTPPTTSPLDAQITVDMQDQQPIRRWSSLTKLSSGVEKNSKKTSVHQHSADSHGSLDRGLLYGYRKEPRGLNRDLYLPLSSSLLCHSLLQRSPGAGPYYWSKHSSRSALETDLSLSSSLSSPSKHSSLDMNHSSLAEAKMPLGGSQVYGLSLSKLADSALGHPVDRDSPIQPAVRTQMWLTEQMEYSSKVEHGGENAQMVGSETKICGGDGASHGQGMNQTLHGTSHFANTLVKVKEGMLRQKELEIDRQKQQILQLHARIRENELKAQQVLHSQRWFEDPQILKMKKSVKEVPSDRLCCDEELSRKLAVSELEVLHLTELYKQATQRYTEDLKKLEDKIKTRDRYICSLKKKCQRESEQNQEKQQRIETLEKYLADLPTLGEVQVQALQLEEVQLRAQNLEKTVCHLQKKLQDSYTLLKEKDIKLEMQARREKELIASVHGLQQKVQRCLEDGVRLDLKHLEVENSQLLEKQDHSSKLIEHQKKQIERLNTQVKVTSSRLQKGRNLSQQLSPPDNQEGSSFDSTTLSQDNTQSNVEIPQMGRLLKELSLCLLDLQALRSILVQRAQGKELNLSLLLGMTSLSLSAEESECSDTQEEVIPLKLLEVSQLRRGIDELRKNIAECHSHYVVDS; translated from the exons ATGTGGAACAGAGGTGATCTTGACGATGGATACGATTCGAATAAAACAG GTTCAAGTCGTGGCGGCTCTCCTGGGTGGGTTCCTACCCACGAATCATCCTGGCACAGCAAGCAGCCTGGACCTGGGAACAGCATTTTTGGACGTAGACACAGTGCTGTGTCCGACAGTGGTGACACCGGCATTGGTACCTACTGCTCTGATAGCGTGGAag ATGACTCCTGCTCAAGCACCACACCTTCATCTCTCCAGCCGTTGTCCCGACGTCACTCTAGTCAGGAGGATGGGTTCGGCGGGAGCGCCTCGGTTGTCCACGCCAAGCCATCACCATCCACATTATCATATGCCGGTCTGAGAACGACAACCTCATCCAGCAGCACCGCTCATAGGACCAAATCTTGCCAGCTGACTCCTCCTACCACGTCTCCCCTTGATGCACAAATTACCGTTGACATGCAGGATCAGCAGCCCATCAGGAGGTGGTCCTCTCTCACTAAGTTATCATCTGGTGTTGAGAAGAACTCCAAGAAGACGTCAGTCCATCAACACAGTGCAGATTCACATGGCTCCCTGGACAGGGGTCTGCTCTATGGCTACAGAAAAGAACCCCGTGGTTTAAATAGGGACCTGTATTTACCTCTATCTTCCTCTTTGCTCTGTCACAGCTTATTACAACGCTCTCCTGGTGCAGGTCCTTACTACTGGAGCAAACATAGTAGTAGATCTGCTTTGGAAACTGATTTATCACTGTCCTCATCTCTATCCTCACCTAGTAAACACAGCAGTTTGGACATGAACCATAGTAGTTTAGCAGAAGCTAAGATGCCTCTTGGAGGTAGTCAAGTTTATGGCCTCAGTTTATCAAAGCTAGCAGACTCAGCTCTTGGTCACCCAGTTGACAGAGACTCCCCAATTCAGCCAGCTGTCCGCACACAAATGTGGTTGACAGAGCAGATGGAATATAGCTCCAAAGTAGAACACGGAGGAGAAAATGCCCAGATGGTTGGTAGTGAAACAAAGATCTGTGGTGGAGATGGAGCATCACATGGGCAAGGCATGAACCAG ACGCTGCACGGGACATCCCATTTTGCCAACACTTTAGTGAAGGTTAAAGAGGGAATGCTGAgacaaaaagaacttgagatAGATAG acagaAGCAGCAGATCCTGCAACTCCATGCCCGCATTCGAGAAAATGAGCTGAAAGCCCAGCAGGTGCTACAtagtcagaggtggtttgaagACCCTCAAATTCTGAAAATGAAG AAGTCAGTGAAGGAAGTACCGTCTGATCGACTGTGTTGCGATGAAGAACTCAGCAGGAAGCTGGCAGTGTCCGAACTGGAAGTACTTCATCTTACTGAACTGTACAAGCAAGCTACTCAAAGATATACTGAAGACCTCAAGAAACTGGAAGATAAG ATAAAGACAAGGGATCGCTACATCTGCAGTCTGAAGAAAAAATGTCAGCGGGAGAGCGAACAGAACCAAGAAAAACAGCAACGCATCGAAACTCTAGAGAAGTACCTTGCTGACCTGCCAACTCTGGGTGAAGTACAAGTCCAGGCACTGCAG CTGGAAGAGGTGCAGTTGAGAGCTCAGAATCTGGAGAAAACAGTGTGTCACTTGCAGAAAAAATTGCAAGACAGCTATACTCTGTTGAAGGAAAAAGACATCAAGCTTGAGATGCAAGCCAGGAGAGAGAAGGAGTTGATTGCTTCTGTACACGG GTTGCAGCAGAAGGTGCAGAGATGTTTGGAGGATGGAGTGAGGTTGGACCTGAAGCATCTGGAGGTGGAAAATTCTCAACTCCTGGAGAAACAAGACCACAGCAGCAAG CTCATTGAGCATCAGAAAAAACAGATTGAGAGGCTCAACACACAAGTGAAG GTGACCAGTTCAAGACTTCAGAAAGGAAGAAACCTTTCACAACAGTTAAGTCCTCCAGACAACCAAGAAGGTTCATCCTTTGACTCTACAACCCTGTCAcag GACAACACTCAGTCGAATGTGGAGATTCCACAAATGGGGCGACTCTTGAAGGAGCTGTCCTTGTGTCTTCTGGACCTTCAGGCTCTTCGCAGCATCCTGGTGCAGAGAGCTCAAGGAAAGGAACTCAACTTGTCCCTGCTGCTGGGCATGACAT CATTGAGTCTGTCTGCAGAGGAGAGCGAGTGCAGCGACACGCAGGAGGAAGTCATCCCATTGAAGCTGCTTGAAGTCAGCCAGCTGAGGAGGGGCATTGACGAACTGAGGAAAAACATTGCCGAATGCCACAGCCACTATGTGGTCGACAGCTGA
- the LOC133146389 gene encoding gap junction Cx32.2 protein-like, with amino-acid sequence MGEWSILSELLDKVESHSTIFGKVWMSVLFVFRIFILAAGVDRIWGDEQANMDCNTQSPGCKNACYDKSFPISHTRFWVLQILTVSTPTFIYLGHVLLVIRKENKIRRHNRDPNRIIKSPKYSDENGKVKLKGFLLVSYMMQLVFKILLEVGFIVGQYFIYGSILIPDKITFQGGSCRTDTNCFISRPTEKNVFIIFMLVMAVISVLLNIAEMFHLMILKIKQR; translated from the coding sequence ATGGGCGAGTGGTCCATCTTATCAGAGCTGTTGGACAAGGTCGAATCGCATTCGACTATATTTGGCAAGGTCTGGATGAGCGTTTTGTTCGTCTTCAGAATCTTCATTCTAGCAGCTGGAGTAGACAGAATATGGGGAGATGAACAAGCAAATATGGACTGTAACACCCAGAGCCCCGGCTGCAAGAATGCTTGCTATGATAAGTCCTTCCCCATATCTCACACACGTTTCTGGGTGCTCCAAATCCTAACCGTCTCAACACCTACATTCATCTATCTGGGTCACGTCCTGCTTGTTATTCGCAAAGAGAATAAGATCAGGCGACACAATCGTGACCCCAACAGGATAATCAAATCTCCCAAATATTCGGATGAAAATGGCAAGGTGAAGCTTAAAGGCTTCCTGTTGGTCAGCTACATGATGCAGCTTGTGTTCAAGATCTTGCTGGAGGTGGGCTTCATCGTGGGCCAGTACTTCATCTACGGTTCCATTCTCATACCTGATAAGATTACGTTCCAAGGCGGAAGTTGTCGGACTGACACAAACTGCTTCATTAGCCGTCCGACTGAAAAAAatgtgttcatcatttttatgttgGTGATGGCTGTCATCTCTGTACTGCTCAACATTGCTGAAATGTTTCATTTGATGATATTGAAGATCAAGCAAAGATGA
- the LOC133146388 gene encoding gap junction Cx32.2 protein-like — protein MGDWAYLSKLLHKVQAHSTVVGKIWMSVLFVFRIFVLSAAAENVWGDELSEFYCDSLEPGCKHSCYNWMFPMSYVHYWVLQITFVSTPTLVYLGHAVFIIHKEKKMIELEQSKINGNKPKTPKYTDERGKVKIKGLLFSTYMTQLVFKIMLEVGFTIGQFYVFGPLKVVSDFHCKNSPPCAHESGSRCYISRPTEKTIFIYFMLVVSGISVLLNIVEMVYLLCNRRYSAKKQLAAQAQVLTATTCAPTKPPWGSMRNQYGGLGYPLLPLHPQVTTCLSNDESHIHSE, from the coding sequence atgggtgactgGGCGTACCTGTCCAAACTTCTCCACAAGGTCCAAGCTCATTCCACTGTTGTCGGAAAGATCTGGATGAGTGTCCTCTTTGTGTTCAGGATCTTCGTGTTGAGCGCTGCTGCAGAAAATGTTTGGGGTGACGAATTGTCTGAGTTCTACTGTGACTCTCTCGAACCAGGATGTAAACACTCCTGCTATAACTGGATGTTCCCAATGTCTTACGTGCATTACTGGGTACTGCAAATCACTTTTGTGTCAACCCCCACACTGGTCTACCTTGGCCATGCTGTCTTCATCATCCACAAGGAGAAGAAAATGATAGAGCTGGAGCAGAGCAAAATCAATGGAAACAAACCAAAGACACCTAAATACACTGATGAAAGAGGGAAGGTGAAAATTAAAGGACTCTTATTTTCCACATACATGACCCAGCTCGTATTTAAAATAATGCTGGAAGTTGGGTTCACCATCGGACAGTTCTATGTCTTTGGCCCTCTAAAAGTTGTCTCGGATTTCCATTGTAAGAATTCACCACCTTGTGCTCATGAGAGCGGATCTAGGTGTTATATTTCTCGCCCTACAGAGAAGACCATCTTTATCTATTTTATGCTTGTGGTTTCTGGTATTTCAGTACTTCTCAATATTGTTGAGATGGTGTACCTTCTGTGTAACAGAAGGTATAGCGCAAAGAAACAGCTCGCAGCTCAAGCTCAGGTGCTCACGGCGACGACGTGTGCACCAACCAAGCCACCATGGGGAAGCATGAGAAACCAATATGGAGGCTTAGGCTACCCTCTGTTGCCTCTCCATCCTCAGGTCACCACGTGCTTAAGCAACGATGAAAGTCACATCCACTCAGAGTGA
- the gja1b gene encoding gap junction alpha-1 protein — MGDWSALGRLLDKVQAYSTAGGKVWLSVLFIFRILVLGTAVESAWGDEQSAFKCNTQQPGCENVCYDKSFPISHVRFWVLQIIFVSTPTLLYLAHVFYLNRKEQKLNRKEEELKVVQNDGGDVDLPLKKIEMKKHKHGIDEHGKVKMKGALLRTYIVSIFFKSLFEVGFLVIQWYIYGFTLSAIYTCERDPCPHRVDCFLSRPTEKTVFIIFMLVVSLVSLVLNIIELFYVLFKRIKDRVKDQQPPTIYASGGTLSPTPKDLSTTKYAYYNGCSAPTAPLSPMSPPGYKLATGERGTGSCRNFNKQAHEQNWANYSTEQNRLGQIGGGGSTISNSHAQAFDFPDDTHEHKKLPLSAGHEMQPLPLMDARPCSRASSRMSSRARPDDLDV, encoded by the coding sequence ATGGGCGATTGGAGCGCTCTTGGTCGTTTGTTGGATAAAGTCCAGGCCTACTCCACTGCCGGGGGGAAGGTGTGGCTCTCTGTCCTCTTCATCTTCAGAATCCTGGTCCTGGGCACGGCAGTAGAATCCGCCTGGGGAGATGAGCAGTCTGCTTTCAAATGTAACACCCAACAACCTGGTTGCGAGAACGTCTGCTATGACAAATCCTTCCCCATCTCCCACGTCAGATTCTGGGTCCTCCAGATTATCTTCGTGTCAACCCCGACCCTACTTTATCTGGCTCATGTCTTTTACCTGAACAGGAAGGAACAGAAATTGAACAGGAAAGAGGAAGAGCTGAAAGTTGTACAGAATGACGGAGGAGATGTTGACCTCCCGCTGAAGAAAATCGAAATGAAAAAGCACAAGCACGGCATTGATGAGCATGGCAAAGTAAAGATGAAGGGGGCGCTGCTGAGAACCTACATCGTCAGCATTTTTTTCAAGTCCCTCTTTGAGGTGGGCTTTCTTGTGATCCAGTGGTACATATACGGCTTCACCCTCTCGGCGATCTACACTTGCGAGAGAGATCCATGCCCGCATAGGGTGGACTGTTTCCTGTCACGTCCCACGGAAAAGACAGTCTTCATTATCTTCATGCTAGTGGTTTCTCTGGTGTCCTTGGTTCTCAACATCATTGAGCTCTTCTATGTGCTTTTCAAGaggatcaaagatcgtgtgaaggaCCAACAGCCACCCACAATCTATGCTAGTGGGGGCACTTTGAGCCCGACCCCCAAGGATCTCTCCACGACCAAGTATGCTTACTATAACGGCTGCTCTGCCCCTACTGCCCCACTCTCACCCATGTCCCCTCCAGGTTACAAATTGGCCACAGGAGAGAGGGGTACAGGGTCTTGTCGTAATTTTAACAAGCAGGCCCATGAACAGAACTGGGCCAATTATTCCACGGAGCAGAACCGCCTTGGCCAGATTGGAGGAGGAGGGAGCACTATTTCAAACTCCCATGCACAAGCCTTTGACTTCCCCGACGATACCCACGAGCATAAGAAATTGCCCTTATCAGCCGGACACGAAATGCAGCCTCTGCCCTTGATGGACGCTCGGCCCTGCAGCCGGGCCAGCAGTCGGATGAGTAGCCGGGCCAGGCCAGATGACCTGGACGTTTAA